The genomic interval CATCCGGTATTTGATCACACGGCACGACCCCAATGACGCGCCGCAGTCGCAAATCGTTGCGATGCTTCGACACTTGTTCGGTAATGACGTCTTATTGCCGACTGCCATCGAGAGCACTGCCGTCGAGGCTGCTGGCCTTGCGAAACGCTCGATATACGAGCTCGAGATGGGGCAGATCGGGCGCGATACCCATAAACGTGCCCGCGAGGCAGTAGACGCCGTTAACGAGGCGATTGTTCGCCTTATCAACGACAGTTGGGGACGGACATGAGCAAATCCTCTCGTAAGTCAATTGTCGCTAGCTTCGGACTGCTTTCCGCAGAACTGGAGAACAAACTGGCGAGTGATCAGCAGCCTGCGCCCTCAGTTCCGTCCTCGGGCAAACGCGTCGGAGCTGGTGTCATCGCCGTGGCCCACCGTACGATCGGCGAAATCCGGTCAGAGCGAGACCAGTTGAAGGCTCTCGTCGAGTCTGGCGGAGGTGCAGTTCGCGAGCTGGATCCTTCTCTCATCGACCCCTCCCCTTACCCGGACCGACTGCCGGACGATGACGAGACAAGCTTCGAGGCGTTCAAACGTTCAATTGAGGCCGACGGGCAAAAGGTCCCCATCCAGGTCCGGAGACACCCCTCGTCGCCTGGTCGCCATCAGATCGTCTACGGTCACCGGCGCTGGCTTGCTGCCAAGCAACTCGGCAGACCCGTTCGGGCCATTGAGGTTGAGATTTCCGACATCGATCTTGTCCTCGCGCAAGGCATCGAGAATGCAAGCCGTCAAGATCTAACCTGGATCGAGCGCGCTCTGTTCGCGTCTCGGATGGATGATGCGGGGATTAAGCCCCGCCATATCTACGCCGCGCTTTCTATTGAGGACGCTGAACTGGCGCGTATGCGGAACGTCTATCGCATCGTTCCGGCAGATATCATCGAAGCGATCGGGCGGGCGCCAAAGATCGGCCGGCCTCGCTGGCTCGATTTTGCCAAGGTGATTGCCGGCGACCCGCGTACTCTCGATTCCATTCGGACTGAGCTGGGCAGCAAGGGCAGAGCTCCCGAAACTTCCGACCAGAGGTTTCAGCGCGTCCTCAACGCCATCAAGCCAGCCGCCAACAGGGCCGTTGAAGCGACTCCGATTTCGGACGGAAATGGCACGAGGCTTGGCGCGTTGGTGATGTCCCCGAAAGAGGTTCGAATTTCGGCCGAGGGATCGCTTGGGATCGAGTTTTTGAAGTTCGTTGAGGCGGAGCTACCAGAACTTGCTGAGCGCTTCGCCCGTCAGCGAGAACACGAATAACCCTGACAGCTGTCAGGATCTCAAAGACTATTGAGGAAAGGAAACGCAGCAAAAGAAAAAGGCCCCCAAACGTTGCCGTCGTGGAAGCCTCTCTCTGATTTAGCACCTCGAGAATCGCATTTCCACGAATCCTAGTCAAGAGTGTTTGGCGTCGTTTTCGGCGGTCGGATTTCTTTTGCCATTCGAAGGTGAAGGAAAATGCAAAGTGGAAATGTGACGACGCCCTTTGGGCGGCGGCCGATTACGCTTGCCTTGGTTCGGCAACAAATTGCCGCAACGGAGATCAAGGCCGGCAGATCGGCTGACAAATGGAAGGTCTTTCGGCACGCTTCTGAAGCGCGGAAAGAGCTTGGACTGCAGGACCGCAGCCTCGCGGTACTCAACGCCTTGTTGACCTTTTATCCAGACAATGAACTCCGCCAGGACGGGCAACTCATTGTCTTCCCGTCCAATGCGCAGCTGACACTCCGCGCCCATGGCATTGCGGGCGCCACGCTTCGCAGACATCTAGCACTTCTGGTTGAGGCCGGTCTTATTGTGCGCAAGGACAGCGCCAATGGTAAACGCTACGCTCGAAGGGATAGGTCAGGCGAGGTCGAAAGTGCATTTGGCTTCGACCTCTCACCCCTGCTCAACCGCGCCGAGGAGCTCGCCCAGATCGCCCAGCAAGTCGCTGCTGACCGAGCAGCGCTCCGGAGGGCGAAGGAAGATCTCACCATATGCCGGCGGAACGCCCGCAAGCTCATCACTGCCGCGATCGCAGAGGGCGCGGATGGGGACTGGGACAAAATTGAGTCGGTATATGTGGAGTTGGTTCGCCGCATACCGCGTTCCCCAAGCTTGTCCGATCTGGACGACCTGCTTCATGACCTGAAATTGCTGCAGGAGGAAATTCTCAACACGTTGGATTTGCAGCGAAAAGAAGAAATTGATAGCACCAATGATGCTCACAATGAGCGTCACATACAGAATTCACATACCGAATCCATATATGAACTTGAACCTAGCTCTCGAAATGAGCAGGACGCGACGCGGAGCCAACTCAGCCAAGTTACGAGCGAGCCGAAAAAGAGATTTCCTCTGGGAGTGGTGCTGAAGGCCTGCCCTCAAATTGCCGATTATGGTCCAGGGGGCACAGTCGCGGGCTGGCGAGACCTAATGTCGGCGGCTGTGGTCGTCCGTTCGATGCTCAGAGTCAGCCCTTCAGCTTATGAGGATGCCTGCGATGTGATGGGTGCGGAAAATGCCGCCGTCACGATTGCCTGCATTCTCGAACGGGCGGAGCATATCAACTCGGCTGGCGGATATCTGCGAGACTTGACTTCAAAGACAAGGCGCGGCGACTTTTCGCTTGGGCCCGTTTTGATGGCGCTTCTGAGAGCTCACGGGCAAAGTTCGAGAAAAGTCGGGTGATCGTGAAGGGCTGTGGCCAACTCTGACAGCTGTCAGGGTTTTAGTCTCGGTTTTTATCACGGAAAGATAGGTGCAGCGCGGGCCACCCGGCTACGCTTAAGGGGCCGGACAGATCCACACCTCAGCGAAGCGTCCAACTGCATCCACCAACTATAGGATTGGCTGAACGGAGCCAATGATGTTCTTGAACCTCGTGAAAATGCGAAAGTGACGGAGGTGAGGCGAGCGGCTTCTGAATTTGGAGTGCACCTGTCGAGGCTGCGATCGAAACGCTATCGCGATCGACAGAACTCGAATCCGTCTCTCACGGAACTGCCTGAGTCCACATCCATTCGTTCACAATCGGTGGGTGACGATCAAAGACCCTGCAGACGGGGCCATAGCATGCCGATCGCCTTGGGCACATTTGACCGGAGAAAGATATTAGACCAGAGGAAGTTGTTGCGGCCCTCATCACTCCACGTGACCGGCATCGGATCTTCGAGGCGCGGGGCGTTGGACATCCTTTGCGATTGTCGCAAAGTAATGGGCTTGGCGTCTCAGCGCTCGCGACGAAGAATCTGCAGTCTGGAAAAATCGCAAGTGAATTTGGGTTGGACGATGTTGGACGGCGTTAGCGAGGTAGAGATCCCGCGATAAGTCGGCGGGAAATATTGACAAATAGGCAAGATATCGTGAGCCGTAACATCTTGGCTGCGAGCGGGAGCTGGCCCAATTAGGCAACGTCCCTACGTGCCCTCCGAATTTAGAGCCCGGAACCCTCTCCCTTTCGCGGAGAAGAAAAACCCTGACAGTTGTCAGGGTTTTGGACCGGCCCTTTTTATTCTTCACCGACAGACAAAGCCGTCATCGCTGGTAGCAGATACTCTTGCATGTGTATTGAACCAACTTTGCGGCACGGCTTTGCCGCGGGCCTTGGCCTCCTTCATGCCGGACTTGGTCCGCTCCGCAATTGGCGCGCGACCACCGGCAAGGAAAACATCTCCTGCGGCGTCAACGTCTCGATGGGCCGCGCTGGGACTGAAATGTGCACCCGCGTCCGTGAGTTGGTCGATGATGTCAAGGAGAGGGCTTACCGAGCGCGCCGGTCGAGCCGAACCACGACGAGCGTTTCGCCGCCGTCGACCTAATGCAGCTTTGAGAGGGCAGGGCAGGCACGGGAGGCATCGCGGAGCCGCGCTCCGCGATGGTCAGGTGGCAGCATGCGGCTCGTTGCTCCATCTCCTGCACTTTTGTCGCCTGGTCGTCGGTGGACACGCGTGCGTAACCAATCATCCGGCCACAAGGAGCAGGTGTCATCGCGGGCGGTTTCCGGTGAGGAGCTCGAGTAGGATGGGATTGATATAGAGTTTCTCGCGGCCGGATTTCAGCTCTGCGAGAATTCCAGCATCAACCAAGGCCTTCAGGTAGACCGCCGCGGCTTGACGCTTTGCTATACCGGCCGTCACGACGTCGGAGATCCGGCAATAGGGGTGGACGAAAATCACCTCCGCCAGCTCGCGCCCGTCTGATCGAGGAGATCGCGGATCGCGTGGATCTTCCTGTTTGACCACTCCGCGGTTTCGCGTATGCCCGCGAGCATGTAGAGGATCCAGTCCGCCCAGGCGCCTTCGGTAGTCACCCGCTGGAGCCGGTCGTAATAGGTTCGCTTGTTGCCGATGATATAGCGGCTGAGATAGAGCACGGGAATGTCGAGCAGGCCCTTGTCGACGAGATAAAGGAGAAGGGGTGAATTGCTTCAAACTGGTAGTGCATGACTGCGAGGCGGATCAGCGGATCGATGTCTTCGGCCTCGTGGATATAGCGCTCCCAGTTTGAAAGCTTGTCCCGTAAGAGGTCGCGACCCTCGGGAGGCGTGTAGATAACCTCCCCCGTGGCTTCATTGTATAGCGCGGTTCCCGGCGTGGCGCGTATGTCGAGCTCAATGCCCTTGATCGTCCGGCAGACTTCGATTGCCATTGCTGTCGAGACCGGCCGCTCCTGAAGCAACTGGAAGCCCTGATGCAGCGCGGTCCGGTAGCGCAGAGCCTCCTTGGTTGCGGCGTCGGGCGGGTTTGCCGCATCGCCGGCAAAGCGAAACATGCAGTCCGTCGTCGTAACGATGGTTTCGATCTCTGAGCTCGCTTGTGCTTCAAGCAAAGGGATGGAATTGATTAGCACAGACTGGTTTGGGATGAGTATCTCCGGATACCTTGAGCTCTGCCAGAGCAGCGCGCGCGGCGATGCAGGCCTTGAGGATGGCCTTCGTCTCAATGTCTTCGCTAGGCGGCAATGTTGGCAGATCGTTGTAGGGGCGGTCGGGCCGGAACGGCATGCTAAAACTTTCATTGTTCCGGCTGACTTGTCTCCGCATATGTCGCTGGCGACGACATGTCGCCTAAACGTGTCGATACAATCGCAATTTATCGACATATCCTGCCGATCGTTGGCGAACGTTTCTGGTAGAGTACCCGCGCTCGTACAGGAGCCTCCAAACTCGTCAAACCAGGACGATCAGGGACCCTGCGGGCGGAAATGCGCTGCTGATGGTGTAGCGCACTTCACGTCACAAGACGTGCCGCCCGGCCCGTCTTTCGCTCGGCATCGTTGTAGTAGCGCGCCGCCTGGGCTACCGACTTGTGCAGCGACTGCTGCATCGCCTCAGGAAGCGGAATGTCGCGGTTGGCGGCCTCGGTGAGATAGCCGGATCTCAACCCATGCGCCGAAAACAGCGCCGGGTCGAGGCCAGCTTGTTTGCAGCGACTCTTCAGGATCAGGTTGACCGACTGCGGCGTCAGCGCCCGCCGGTCGACGTTGCCCCACTGGTCGATGCGCCGGAAAACGGGCCCATCCTTGATTTGCGCGTCGAACAGCCATCGCTTCAACACGGTGACCGGCCGGCCGATCAACAGCACATGTTCGTCATCGTCGGCGCTCGTCGTCTTGGTGCGGCCGAGACGGATCGACAGGCAGGGCAGGGGAGGGGAGTCCTTGTCGGAGGGATCGGCGCGCACCGGTTCCTCGTCGGTCAGGTCCTCGACGCGCAGAGCCGCCACTTCCGAGCGGCGACGGCCGCCGGAGGCAAAGGCGGCCAAGAGCAGTGCCCGGTCGCGCACATCGACCAGCCGATCGCCTGCGCAAGCCTGAAGCAACTTCGCCAGGATCTCGACGGTCACTGCCTTTTTGCTCTTGCGCTGGCGCGGCCGATTACTTGCCTTGACCGCCAGCCTCAGCGCGCTCTTCAGCGATGGCGCGCCGAAGGCGCCGGTGCGACCGCGCCAGCGGGTGAGGATCGACCACGACGTCAACCGCCGCCGAACCGTGCCGGGCGCGTGCGGGCCGGGGGCCCTGAGCAGGCGCTCGGCCCGTAATCCCGCCTCGACCTCGGCCGGCATGCCGTGGGCCGGGTCCTCGCCGCGTTTGACCGGATCCCAGAGATGGTGGGCGACGAATTTCAAGAGCAGTGCTTCCGGCGCCGGCCAGGGGAGGGGGGCTCCGGTCGCCAGCTGGCACCAGGCCTCGAGATAGCCGAGGTCCGAGGCAAGCGCCCGAAGCGTGTTCTCGCCCATGCCCTCGCCGGCGAGATGTTTCAGCGTCGCGACGTCGTCGTCGGTCAGCAGTCCGGCGAGCTGGTCGCGCCGGTCGAAGGGGAGGATGGCGTCGAGTGCGTCGAGCTCTTCGGCGCGGCGATGCACCGCTTGGCTGTTCGCATCCGCCGCTTTATGGTTTTTGATCATGGCTTCCAGCCCCTGTGTTCTTGCGAAAGTTACGGAAAATCCGTATATTCCGGACAAATGGAGTTTTTGATATGACGTCGACCGTGACCGCCGCTGCGGTTTCCAAGAATTTCGGGGCCTATCAGGATGCCGCCGTGCGCGAGCCGGTGATCATCACCAAGAACGGCCGCCCGCGCACCGTGCTCATCGCCTATGAGGACTATCTGCGGCTGTCGCGGCGCGATCGCCGCGTCGAGGCGACGGGGAACCTGAGCGAGGCCGATCTCGCCGCGGTCGAACAGGCGGAAATGGAGCCGGGTCTCGATCATCTCAATGCCGAACTCTTGACGGACAAGAATGCTGCCGACTGAAATCAAGGTCGGCCGCGTCTTCCGCTATTCCTATCTCTGGCACTGGCAGCATCTCGAAGGCCGCGAGGAGGGCGACAAGGACCGACCCTGTCTGGTGCTGGCGCTGGTGACGACGCTCGAGGATGGCACACCAATCGTCCGCGTGCTGCCGATCACCCACACGCCACCAGCGAGAAGCGACGAGGCGATCGAGATTCCGCCGGCGACGAAGCGCCGCCTCCGCCTCGATGACGAGCGCTCCTGGATCGTGCTCAGTGAGAGCAACCGCTTCGCCTGGCCGGGACCGGACATCCGACCGGTCGACAGCGACAGCGGCTATTTCGGGCCATTGCCGCCGGCCCTGTTTGCCGAGGTGAAGCGCCGCTTCGTCGAACTCGCCCGGGCGCACCGGCACACGCCGACGGCCCGGACCGATTGAACCTGTCATGACTTCCGTCCTTTTTACGCCGGCTCCCGTCGCCACCGCGCGATGATCGCCTCGATCTCGCCGCGTCCTCCTCCCGCGCGAGCCAGGTGAACACGGTGGCCATGTCCTCGGAGACGTCGCGGTCGACGGCAAACAGGTCGGCAATGTCGAAGCCACCGAGCGCATCGGCGTTCCACCAGGCAAGCAGGAAGTTCGCCACCCGGCGGCCTTGGCCGGTATCGTCGTGGGCGATGTTCAGGAGCTTTTCGAGGGCAAATCGGACCCGGTCTTCCATGTTTTAAGCTCCCAGCAGCCGCGATTTGGGGCGAATCTAGGCGATTTGCGACTCTAAATCCATCACTATCGATACTTGAAACCTATCGATAGTGAGTGGTCGCGAAGAACGGCGTCCGGATGACGGAAAGATAGCGTAGTTTAGCTTCCGGTTGTGATATTTTTGACGTTAATTCATATGGTTAATCGTTCATTAACCCGGCCGTCTACTGCTGCTGCAGCCGGTGTTTGAGGCCCACTGCGCTGGCGCTCGACGAGCGGATCGCAGTTCGCCCTCGGTCGGGGCCGGATCGAACAACCGCATTTTGCCGACGCCTGCGCCTCGCTGTGGATCGACGGCGAGCTCGTGCACCTCCAGGATCTGGTGCTGCACGATGCCGGCCTTGACGTCCGTGCGCCCACCCATGAGCTGACCATTGCCCGAGACGTGCTGCGATCCCGCCGGCGGATTGCGACGCAGCCGCCCGGCTGAGCGCTCGGTCTGGACGGCATGCGCCGGCTGCGAGGGCAGGGCGCCGGGAGTAAAGAAGTTGACAAGGTGCACGCAGCGGCAACCGCGGTCGTCGATCAGCGGCCGCGCCGGTTGCAGCCCCTGCCGGGGGAGGGACGTACGATCGCTCGCTGCGGAACTGGCCACGATCGACGTCGTGATCGCCGCGTCGTGCTAACCGAAACCGAAGGTCTGCCGCCCGTGCTGCGCGCCGCGTTGTTGCTCGACGCCTGGAATGAACTGGAGGTCCTGCAGCACGTGTCGTGGCTCGGCCGGCTGCTCGCGGCCGAGGCGCTGCGGCAAGCGGGCCTCACGACGGCGGCGCATCTGACCGCTGTCAATCTTGTCCTCAAAACCATTGCCGTCGAGCGCCGCCGCCATCGCGCTCGCGACACCCGCCTGCTGGCGATCCTCAACGGTGTCGTCGCGGCCGCGGAATTCGGCCTCAAGGAGCACGACCGGCTGGCGCTCGCCAGGCAGATGATGGAGCGGCGCCTGGTCGGCCGGCGATCGTCCTCTAATCTGCCGGGCCTGATCGAGATCGTCATCTCGCGGCCGCTGGTGTCGGCCGGCATGGTCGCCGAAATGCTGAAGGTGACGCCACGGGCGGCGCTCAGGATTGTTGGCGAGCTCGGTCTTCGCGAGATGACCGGCAGGGGGAGGTTTCGGGCGTGGGGAATTCTGTAGGGACGGGGCAGGTTGTGATCGAACTCGACATTTAAGCATCGAAAAAACGACTATCCTGCTCTCGTTCGGGGATGATTGCCCCTCGTCTCGCCCTGTGAAATCAGCATCGAGGC from Sinorhizobium terangae carries:
- the repB gene encoding plasmid partitioning protein RepB, producing the protein MSKSSRKSIVASFGLLSAELENKLASDQQPAPSVPSSGKRVGAGVIAVAHRTIGEIRSERDQLKALVESGGGAVRELDPSLIDPSPYPDRLPDDDETSFEAFKRSIEADGQKVPIQVRRHPSSPGRHQIVYGHRRWLAAKQLGRPVRAIEVEISDIDLVLAQGIENASRQDLTWIERALFASRMDDAGIKPRHIYAALSIEDAELARMRNVYRIVPADIIEAIGRAPKIGRPRWLDFAKVIAGDPRTLDSIRTELGSKGRAPETSDQRFQRVLNAIKPAANRAVEATPISDGNGTRLGALVMSPKEVRISAEGSLGIEFLKFVEAELPELAERFARQREHE
- the repC gene encoding plasmid replication protein RepC — protein: MQSGNVTTPFGRRPITLALVRQQIAATEIKAGRSADKWKVFRHASEARKELGLQDRSLAVLNALLTFYPDNELRQDGQLIVFPSNAQLTLRAHGIAGATLRRHLALLVEAGLIVRKDSANGKRYARRDRSGEVESAFGFDLSPLLNRAEELAQIAQQVAADRAALRRAKEDLTICRRNARKLITAAIAEGADGDWDKIESVYVELVRRIPRSPSLSDLDDLLHDLKLLQEEILNTLDLQRKEEIDSTNDAHNERHIQNSHTESIYELEPSSRNEQDATRSQLSQVTSEPKKRFPLGVVLKACPQIADYGPGGTVAGWRDLMSAAVVVRSMLRVSPSAYEDACDVMGAENAAVTIACILERAEHINSAGGYLRDLTSKTRRGDFSLGPVLMALLRAHGQSSRKVG
- a CDS encoding site-specific integrase — protein: MIKNHKAADANSQAVHRRAEELDALDAILPFDRRDQLAGLLTDDDVATLKHLAGEGMGENTLRALASDLGYLEAWCQLATGAPLPWPAPEALLLKFVAHHLWDPVKRGEDPAHGMPAEVEAGLRAERLLRAPGPHAPGTVRRRLTSWSILTRWRGRTGAFGAPSLKSALRLAVKASNRPRQRKSKKAVTVEILAKLLQACAGDRLVDVRDRALLLAAFASGGRRRSEVAALRVEDLTDEEPVRADPSDKDSPPLPCLSIRLGRTKTTSADDDEHVLLIGRPVTVLKRWLFDAQIKDGPVFRRIDQWGNVDRRALTPQSVNLILKSRCKQAGLDPALFSAHGLRSGYLTEAANRDIPLPEAMQQSLHKSVAQAARYYNDAERKTGRAARLVT
- a CDS encoding type II toxin-antitoxin system Phd/YefM family antitoxin, whose amino-acid sequence is MTSTVTAAAVSKNFGAYQDAAVREPVIITKNGRPRTVLIAYEDYLRLSRRDRRVEATGNLSEADLAAVEQAEMEPGLDHLNAELLTDKNAAD
- a CDS encoding plasmid maintenance toxin (PemK-like) yields the protein MLPTEIKVGRVFRYSYLWHWQHLEGREEGDKDRPCLVLALVTTLEDGTPIVRVLPITHTPPARSDEAIEIPPATKRRLRLDDERSWIVLSESNRFAWPGPDIRPVDSDSGYFGPLPPALFAEVKRRFVELARAHRHTPTARTD
- a CDS encoding RHE_PE00001 family protein; this translates as MRRLRGQGAGSKEVDKVHAAATAVVDQRPRRLQPLPGEGRTIARCGTGHDRRRDRRVVLTETEGLPPVLRAALLLDAWNELEVLQHVSWLGRLLAAEALRQAGLTTAAHLTAVNLVLKTIAVERRRHRARDTRLLAILNGVVAAAEFGLKEHDRLALARQMMERRLVGRRSSSNLPGLIEIVISRPLVSAGMVAEMLKVTPRAALRIVGELGLREMTGRGRFRAWGIL